The following DNA comes from Ricinus communis isolate WT05 ecotype wild-type chromosome 10, ASM1957865v1, whole genome shotgun sequence.
atttaaaaaattattaataatacaCAGTCAAACTCAAGAATACTGTTAAAAGGCTGTGGTAATctatgcacatcaatagtCAATTATCGTACCAACTCATTTGAAATTTGTAACATTGATTTTAGTCCGTAGATCACCTAAAGAAACTTTATAATCAAACGcggtatttcttttattctgcTCCTGTCCGCActtaacaaattttaattattatttggacagattttaaaaagtaaaaaaagaatttgtaaaAAGTTTGATCGTGTCTGTTTGAGCTTGTCTCCGgcaattataaaaatctcCGTTCAGACACCACCTCAATCCAAATTTAGACACCGTATAAATTACCCACATAATTTAGATATGGATAATTaatcatcataaaataattaaatttttttattaatactggTTGAATGGTTAATAAAATGGTttgaattcttataaatattattttttaactgaATCGGATTGTAAAtagctaatttttaaaaaatggttTATATATGTTAGAACAGTTGTGATAAGCAAGTCATGAAGTTAGAATCAAATCTAGATGCCTAAAACAAGACATGATTCTTAAAATTGGGTGCGGTCGACATATTGATTTGGTCATATACCCTAAACAAACCAGgcaataattacttaaatgCACGATCACTCACTAGCTTAGCCTTAGCCATTAATGTCTTTTTGTGAGGTGGACGTGGTCTGATTTTGGTGGAATGGAGGAGGAGGATAATGGCCAACAACACTTGAATAACTTAGTCATCTGTTTTTATCATGTCTGATAAATTAACTGACCACTCCTTGAATAAAATTGTTCCACTGTGTCTTAACAGTATTAGTTAACATCTCCATTCCCACCTCACGTTTTGCCCCCTCCGATTCTAGCATTTAgtcttctttttattagtgGCCGTTTGATCATCTGATCATATGTATCACTAAACTATCAGTCTGAGGAGATAAACATTTGTAAGATTGATAGATAATCATCCAATGCATATATATGTGATGCATTATCATCTAATAAGAGCATTCttttatgatgaaagttacaaaagaaatattttgttgctagtcataaaaaaaaaaaaaaaattatttaatgattttacTATATTAGAGATTTCGCGATATGTTGGTACTTCCGCATACACATCAACAACtcatttgataattttatttgtgataataaaaatgttaaatttgaatattcaTCGATCACAAGAGTTCAACGATGAGTATAACATGTATTATTTAGTacataaaatatcaatatctaatgaatatattttgaaGATGATTCTTGTaaaaaaaggtaaataaaaatactttgtTTTTCCTATGAATatctaaagaataaaaatggaagCTCTTTTTATCAGtagtttcatttcttttagaatAAACTACACGGATCTTTTCTCAATATTCAATCTCAGATGAAGATGGACGCTGTGAATCTGAAAAAAGCCCACATGGATGGGTTCATTGGAAGCTCAGAAATGGAGGTGGGCTCTGCTCATTCTGCACCCACTTAGGGGTGGTCTGCAAGGATCAGCCACTTTTTTGACTGCATCCACATGCCATTTGACCCTACTTCCACCACATCACCCTCTTTTGCCCTCActgtttaaataataataataattaataataaaaggaattttttaatcaaaaaacTGGAGAATGGCGTATATTCAAAAGGTGAGTCATGTGGTATATAGTTAGTTGTACATTATTGCTTGTAATCGCTACTTATCCTGATAATGatattcaaattataattaccGAAGATAggggaaaaggaaagaatctcatagttttgttttaaaattgatgtatatttttataatctacactacatttgataaaaaatctatatatatttattaattttaaataataaaatatacttcaattgattaatactaaaatgttaaacttcttttattatttgttgtggtatatattatatatttaagtacaaaatttatgtatttttaataatgtatctaataatttattttcaaatagttaaataaaaatattttattacttattcTATATccatgtataaaatataaagagacaTTAAAATTATCCATTAACCGTTGGTTTAGGATTACAACACTTATGAGGAAGTATCGaattaaaacaatataaataataaaatgacactATTAAACAATTGGTCGAGTTAATAactgaattattttaaaatatattcattcaaagaatcctagttgattcttcttttttttcttgttttcatcaaagtctcatttttttatttatcgtTCATTTTAGATCGGCAGTGATCcgtttttttatactttttcattaattagtttttttaaggAGTTTTATGATCCTCGATTATGGAAGTTTTGAATTATTCttctttaaagattttatagtAATCAATTAGAATGAGTGTTGAGTTCTCTTTTATGGgagtgatgaaaagaaaaacaattaaatccAATATTTAAACAATCGAACTCGtaaaaaatatctatagaGTTATATAGCTTAGTGCCGAATTGAGCATATTACTTACATTATGATTGATGATTGTTATgagttgattttttatttgtatattaaaatatatttattaatttttattaataaaccattgatatttcttttaaaataaagtgaaTAATCGAATTTATCTccataaaaagattatatttgctggtttaagaaaagaaaggcaCCATAAATGCAAAACTACTCTCTTGTTTGCTAAATTTGAGCTTCCTTTACGGGTGATGATGTTTGACAACGATACCTTTGCATTGTCATCGTCTGTGTTGTACCCACGTCTGTgccaatttatatatatacatccctttttctatttaattataaactaatataaaGAGATTCTAACCTGAAATATTACtgaagttaaaatatatacacttttctaaaagtaaattattaggagataatttttaaattcctataattatttttttcaattttttaaataactaaactcttcatattaaacatgatatataatttattaaaaataatcattgataggtttaaaatatttatatcagttattcatcattttattctctaaatatatatttagaaaaaatacgaatcatatatattatttcttatgcGAATTTCTCCATATGAGTAGCactatttttaagtaaaattcatcaacataaattttttaaatatatatattaatttgaaatcGTAAAATTAGTCACTAaactgttaaataataaataaatgtttaaattttaatatgataaatgaTTATTTCAATATGATAATGATTATAAAAGTTGTTGATACATCAAATAATCAATCAAAAATTCAATGCAAGAATAAAAtacaagaatttaattattcttttttaatttgagcaCTTCATacatgaaattaaatttagctAATCCtattaatgatttatttagTCTCTTGAAGAAAAACATCAAATCTCGTTcctctattttataattggcacttaaaactgaaaaaaaaaaagaaaaataattaaatctatggCAAGTTTGCAATATTATAAActaattcaaaatataattacttcaaattcattaaaaattcgTTTAATCATGGGTGAGacctttttttcaaaatttatacttCGGGGATTACAAATTTAGACACATAACGACGTCGTCCCTGAAGCCACGGCAAATATGACAGATAAGAATTTCACATGCTCGGGCTTGCCTTTGACTTTCACTTTCCCGTTCGTtcgttaaaaaaataaaataaaaataataataatgaaaagtcTGTTTGTTTATGGTAATTAGTTCCCAAAtctctcctctttctttctcttctccctctcttcttcttcttcttcctgtCTCTTCGCTTAtgtaaatgaaataaaactcccaacacaaaacaaaaaacaaagcaaagaaaatatagCCACAATCTCTCTAAATTTAGGGTttcaataacaataataataataataataattgactCTCTCAATATCATAATAAATCAAACACTATTACCAGATTTTCATCTCCCGAATTCCATCACTTCCCTGTAAGTTAGTCTTATAattctcctttttttattattattcatttttacgatgattttgtttttgagCCTccatttcattatatttttttggttatttttgcATTATTACTCTCTCTCTACTTTGTTTTGGCTCATGTTTTGTGCATAGTAATACTCAGTATCCATTTACTCGattcttctttgtttttagGGTTTGGATCGCATTTATTACCGGCGATTTTTGTCtttctaaattttgattttgaatttgtttcTCAATATCTAAATTAAGCATTTAAGGACTTGTTGGTGATTGCTGCCATGTGCAAAATTCTTTGGCAAGTCGTCGATTAATAGattgttttcattttatgGTGATTAATATTCTAGTCCATGGCTTTCCATACATTAATTTAGCGTTGACATTTTGGTGCATTAATGacctaaatatatattaatatgagtaaattaAGTGGGATAAATAATATAACTGATACTATGCTCGTGTCTGCCTGCAAGATAGTGTTGGCATTTTTCCTACTAGCAGATCGTGTCCAGTTCATGCCTTTCTATTCATGttgaaatgtttaaatttgAGATTAATGTTATAAATTGGGGATTAGCGGATATATTATAGAAGTAGTTAGTGATTTCTAAGAAATAGGTGATCATTTGTTGGGGAACCCAGCTATAAATGGTCTCTGACTAGTTCAAACTGTTACCAACAGCTTATTAAAGATCtgctatttttaattttgttttttctcaCTGATTGCCATTTTATGTTACATTAGGGTTTATTGCGATGCACCGAGTGGGTAGTGCAGGGAACACGTCAAGTTCTGTTCGCCCACGCAAAGAGAAGAGGCTTACATATGTGCTGAATGATGCTGACGATAAGAAGGTAGTATTagtatttctaattattatttattattaatttgggATGTGGGGTGTTGGGAAGATTATTGGGTAGTCAGCATTTTTCTGTGTCTTGTTTTCACTTTGTGTACTTAATTGCatgtttaatttctttaacttATTGCTTCTTTTGCTAATGGATTATTCTTTGACATTGCTAAGATCTATGACACAACGAGCATTAACTAAACTCTATTTGTTCggttttataaatataaacttctCTTATTATGTCATTTAAATTAGTTCATCAGATTGAATTAATACGCCTGCATGCTCAGGAATTATAAACTTGTATTGTGCTATCATCTTTGTTTAAATCTTTAACTTTTGCAGTCAATTTGGGGCCCCTTCTACAAGGAAATGACAGGCAATATTACCAgttgttttgtttctttttttttttttttacagatCAGAATAAAGAATTGGCCTTGATTGCATGTGCTTGGCTTTGTTGAGTTGCTTTTGATATGGATTGCATAAGCGAATTCTTTTCTTGCTCAGGAACTATATTTACATCAGTGTAAATGGTGGGTGGTGGCTGTAAATTCAACAATTCAGATTCCATTACCATCCTATCAACGCAATCCAGGTTTGATCTCATAGGGAATGATTTCAAGGACTCATTTACATTGTCTAGAGAAAATGAGATCTGCACTTCATTTTCAGTGGAAATGAACATATCTAAAACTAATGGAAACTGAAAAAAGCACAACCCTTTTCCATAAACAGAAATATTTTGCACAAAAAGTTCACAATCCTTGGAACTTTGCTTAGAAAACACCCAACAGAAAACAAAATCGAATAAAGCTGTATATGCTATATTCTGTCAAATGAAGAAAGAATGAGAAACAACTGAGACCATACGGAATGTTTTGTTActtaatagataataaaaccaaaaagaCTTGCtatttcaagaaatttaaaaactgACAGAACACCAGGACGTAAATGAACCCCAAAGAAAATGTGAAATTAGATACCAACCTTGAGTAGCTGCTTGattgaaaactttatcaaatCTGAATGCTTTCATACTTCCTAAATATTTGATTACAACCTTTTCTGACTCAATTAACACGGGTTCATGAATTCTTCTCCACTCTGTCAGTAGAAATGGTCTAATTCGGCAAAATACTCTAATACAGCCTGAAAAGTAAAACTTTgaatgagaaaatgaaaaataaaaatcccaTGTTTTAGCCAAACAATAAATAACAACCTTTAATATCTAATATCTTATTCAATGCTTCTTTACGCTTCTTGGTCAATGACCTCTCCTTCTGTTTCAACTGAGCAATTTCTCCTACAAGAtcaattaaacaaaagaaacttGTATCATCAAAGGCCCTTCAATACTTGTACTAAGAAGATCATTATATTTTCCAGTAACTGGTTTCTGAAACTATAATTTGCATTTACCAATTCTGACTTGTAATTTTACCTTCCAAGTGAGAGAAACGTgctaaaatcaaaaaaaatgATCTCAATTGGCTCAGATTAATAGCATAACCAATACTTGAAAAACTTACCTTCTAGATTTGATATGGATTGCATAAGCGAATTCTTTTCTTGCTCAGGAACTATATTTACATCAGTGTAAATGGTGGGTGGTGGCTGTAAATTCAACAATTCAGATTCCATTACCATCCTATCAACGCAATCCAGGTTTGATCTCATAGGGAATGATTTCAAGGACTCATTTACATTGTCTAGAGAAAATGAGATCTGCACTTCATTTTCAGTGGAAATGAACATATCTAAAACTAATGGAAACTGAAAAAAGCACAACCCTTTTCCATAAACAGAAATATTTTGCACAAAAGTTCACAATCCTTGGAACTTTGCTTAGAAAACACCAACAGAAAACAAAATCGAATAAAGCTGTATATGCTATATTCTGTCAAATGAAGAAAGAATGAGAAACAACTGAGACCATACGGAATGTTTTGTTActtaatagataataaaaccaaaaagaCTTGCtatttcaagaaatttaaaacTGACAGAACACCAGGACGTAGATGAATtataacccaaaagaaaaaaaatatcaagagTGAAGTGTAAATGAAGATGAATCACATGCAATCAGGAGtacccaaaagaaaaacttttcCGAGAACTGAACTGCTAGacatcaaaaaaaaaaaaaaatacaagaagaATAGCAGAACCCAAGATCAGGTCACTCAGTCGAGTAAAAAAGACACCAACTTTAACTTGCTCAACTAATTCAAACAAAGAAACCcaagaaataagaaaaccCTAGGAGttgaaacaagaaaacaagaCAGGAAGTCAAAAGTTGAGCTCAAGTTTTCAATGATTGAACACTCTTTTAAATCTGATTAGGAGGTGAAATGAAAGTCCTTTACATCAGTACAGAGTGTTTTATTAAGTTGACAATGGCcaataagaaatgaaaaataatgcaCGTAACAGTGAAAGATGCTTATTCTGTATTAGTAAAGGTTGGTCCAGATCTACAAAAATGAAcgtcttaaaaaataaaaaataaaaagtaaatttcttctttatcttttttcaaAGAGGAGCGTATGGAGCGGAGGAGAAGAGGCAAAGGCAAGAATCAAAGTGGAGCTCTGACGCTTTTCTTAAGCTGACATGGAGGGGTCTCTGTTGGTTATGTTTTCAAGTCCAAAATCATGTGGTTgtacaattttttaaatattatggaTTCAGGGATCGTAATTGATGTGATTGTAATTGTATAGTACCTACCactttcagaaaaaaaaaaaaaatcaattgtaACTGCACAGTAACCAAACCCACCGTGAATTCTGGAAAAGccattgtttattttgttctaATTTCTATGGTCATTctatgttttattttgttctaaATTGGTtgtctaattttaataattgatagtctgtaatttataaaaatattatttttaatagtttgtctaaaatatttgattaattaattctatattagttttatagaatctaaaatatttaataagttatccttttttttattttcatacatATTCAGATATTTGACTAAATCAactaaacttaaaaaattatattttagaattagatgAATCTATTAAAGTATCATTTTTGTCACTAAGactgaattatttattttaatctctcattttgagaaaataaataataaataattttaatgcaatttaatgaaaagatatatttttctcttgaGAGAAACTTAGTAACAAATACTAATGTTGGATAAGCCgtacaaataattcaatttaataataacaagaagaagactaaaattaataaaataataataataataataatgtagcATATCGCCTATATCGATAATCGAtggtattataaaaataatatatatgtatatatatatatatatatatcaaaaggaaatactagaaaatgaaaagcttGTCACATCTTAACATGAAATTTGGTGATGTGGCGGGATTAGATTGGCCTGATACTTTGGGATGCAGCAGTTTTATGAACATTGTCTCAGTTCTCTAGGCATTTCCCATTTTCTAGCGGTTCTTTTATAGCGAATATGATGTCTTGCCGTTAACGGTAAAGCTGTAATAATGGACAGCGCAGGCTGCCTTTTTGGCCCTTggattttcaaatatttaaaagttgaTCTTTATGCCACGGGTTCCCTATAGTCCGCCTGGCCAATGatgttaaatttttactatttttataaaaaaagatatgatattacattaaataaaattgacaattacattttaacaaaaataaaaataatattaaatattaaaaaatatacataaaataattatttttaacaatcatcaatcatattgattgaataataaattatgatcCTGCGAAAAAATACTTCATTTAATAACATTATATCACATAtgactttataaatattttttaacgagtctaattatttaaatattaaatttaattttttttaaatataaaaagagaacTCAATACCTCCGTAATAGAGGACcataatacttttataaaataagaattcagAACTCAAGAATGGAGGACTACAAGActttctaagaaaatattaataattatttataaaattaagaaagaaatacaaaaattatcaTGTGATTTTATCTTTTACATAATATGTCATGTAATTTTTTGTGATACTTTAGTACcttgagaattaaaatattaat
Coding sequences within:
- the LOC125371324 gene encoding kinesin-like protein KIN-14U; this translates as MFISTENEVQISFSLDNVNESLKSFPMRSNLDCVDRMVMESELLNLQPPPTIYTDVNIVPEQEKNSLMQSISNLEGEIAQLKQKERSLTKKRKEALNKILDIKGCIRVFCRIRPFLLTEWRRIHEPVLIESEKVVIKYLGSMKAFRFDKVFNQAATQGWYLISHFLWGSFTSWCSVSF